In bacterium, a single window of DNA contains:
- the sucC gene encoding ADP-forming succinate--CoA ligase subunit beta, whose protein sequence is MKLHEYQAKDVFARYGLPVQAGHVIDRPEAVRGLPVTYPVVVKAQVLVGGRGKAGGVRLAATPAEAEAHARAILGMDIKGERVGRVLVVEAADIAAEYYLAFVTDRAARRVAGIASAAGGVEIETVAKESPEKIARLDVDPCLGVPAFAARGLGRRLGLTGSLLDDFARIASALYRLYWEEDADLAEINPLARVGDHLLCVDAKLVLDDSAAYRHRDRPPAEEMTALEREARDHGLAYVELDGDIAVIGNGAGLVMSTLDLLAHVGGRAANFLDVGGGASAEGMQTAIDLVQRKPGVRALFINIFGGITRGDDIARGIVQHPPRVPASIRITGTNEAEARRILSDAGFAAGTDPEAGARTAVALARQAGGGGR, encoded by the coding sequence ATGAAGCTGCACGAATACCAGGCCAAGGACGTCTTTGCGCGGTACGGCCTGCCGGTGCAGGCCGGCCACGTGATCGACCGGCCGGAGGCCGTCCGCGGGCTCCCCGTCACCTATCCCGTGGTCGTGAAGGCGCAGGTGCTGGTCGGCGGGCGCGGCAAGGCCGGCGGTGTCCGGCTCGCGGCCACGCCGGCCGAGGCCGAGGCGCACGCGCGGGCGATCCTCGGGATGGACATCAAAGGCGAGCGGGTGGGCCGCGTGCTCGTCGTCGAGGCCGCCGACATCGCAGCCGAATACTACCTCGCCTTCGTGACCGATCGCGCGGCGCGCCGCGTCGCCGGGATCGCGTCGGCCGCCGGCGGGGTCGAGATCGAGACCGTCGCCAAAGAGTCGCCGGAGAAGATCGCGCGGCTCGACGTGGATCCGTGCCTCGGGGTGCCGGCGTTCGCCGCGCGCGGACTGGGGCGGCGCCTCGGGCTGACCGGATCGCTGCTCGACGATTTTGCGCGGATCGCCTCCGCCCTCTACCGGCTGTACTGGGAAGAGGACGCCGATCTCGCGGAGATCAATCCGCTGGCGCGGGTCGGGGACCACCTGCTCTGCGTGGACGCGAAGCTCGTGCTCGACGACAGCGCCGCGTACCGGCACCGCGACCGGCCCCCCGCGGAGGAGATGACGGCGCTCGAGCGCGAGGCCCGCGACCACGGGCTGGCCTACGTCGAGCTCGACGGCGACATCGCGGTGATCGGCAACGGGGCCGGCCTCGTGATGAGCACGCTCGACCTTCTGGCGCACGTCGGCGGCCGCGCGGCCAACTTCCTCGACGTCGGCGGCGGGGCCAGCGCGGAAGGGATGCAGACGGCGATCGACCTCGTGCAGCGGAAACCCGGCGTGCGGGCCCTGTTCATCAACATCTTCGGCGGGATCACGCGCGGCGATGACATCGCGCGCGGCATCGTGCAGCATCCGCCCCGCGTCCCGGCGAGCATCCGGATCACCGGCACCAACGAGGCGGAGGCCCGGCGCATCCTGAGCGACGCGGGGTTCGCCGCGGGCACCGACCCGGAGGCCGGCGCCAGGACCGCCGTGGCGCTGGCGCGGCAGGCCGGGGGAGGCGGGCGGTAG
- the sucD gene encoding succinate--CoA ligase subunit alpha, whose amino-acid sequence MAVLVGRETRLLVQGITGYQGAFHTKQSLDAGTAVVAGVTPGKGGMRVHDVPVFDTVDEAVRATGANACVLFVPARFARDAALEAIAARLDPVVIITEGVPVHDAIEIVAYARRQGVRLVGPNGPGVTTAGQCRVGIMPWHLFTPGPVGVVSRSGTLTYEVVAGLTQAGLGQSTAVGLGGDPVVGTSFVEALAWFGADPGTRAVVLIGEIGGSAEEDAARHIARDLKKPVVSYIAGRTAPPGKRMGHAGAVISGTEGTAEHKVAALEAAGVAVAPLVSAVPELVRARL is encoded by the coding sequence GTGGCCGTGCTGGTCGGCCGGGAGACCCGGCTGCTCGTCCAAGGGATCACGGGGTACCAGGGGGCCTTCCACACCAAGCAGAGCCTCGACGCCGGGACCGCGGTCGTGGCCGGCGTGACGCCGGGCAAGGGCGGGATGCGCGTTCACGACGTGCCGGTGTTCGACACCGTGGACGAGGCGGTGCGGGCCACCGGCGCCAACGCGTGTGTGCTGTTCGTGCCGGCCCGCTTCGCGCGCGACGCGGCGCTCGAGGCGATCGCGGCGCGCCTCGACCCGGTCGTGATCATTACCGAGGGCGTGCCCGTGCACGACGCGATCGAGATCGTAGCCTACGCCCGGCGGCAGGGCGTGCGGCTGGTCGGGCCCAACGGGCCGGGCGTCACGACAGCCGGACAGTGCCGCGTCGGGATCATGCCGTGGCACCTGTTCACGCCGGGTCCCGTGGGCGTCGTCTCGCGCAGCGGCACCCTGACGTACGAAGTCGTCGCCGGCCTCACGCAGGCGGGGCTGGGGCAATCGACCGCCGTCGGCCTCGGCGGCGATCCGGTCGTCGGGACGTCGTTTGTCGAGGCGCTGGCGTGGTTCGGCGCCGACCCCGGCACCCGGGCCGTCGTGCTGATCGGGGAGATCGGCGGCAGCGCCGAGGAGGACGCCGCCCGCCACATTGCCCGCGACTTGAAAAAACCGGTCGTCTCGTACATCGCCGGCCGCACCGCCCCGCCCGGCAAGCGGATGGGCCACGCGGGGGCGGTGATTTCCGGCACAGAGGGCACCGCAGAGCACAAGGTCGCAGCGCTCGAGGCCGCGGGGGTGGCCGTGGCGCCGCTCGTCAGCGCCGTGCCGGAGCTGGTCCGCGCCCGGCTGTAG